One Candidatus Cloacimonadota bacterium DNA window includes the following coding sequences:
- the thpR gene encoding RNA 2',3'-cyclic phosphodiesterase, translated as MRLFLALDFPLNVKRKIEQNINILHLEISKGVKWVETENLHVTFRFLGDAEPKILDGLNTEIEAVTKNYHHFSIAFGNIEVVPNFYRPRIIWYNMLDETGISQKVFHDVEMRLVNFGFKKEIRYFKLHTTLGRVKYVKKLDWKVILKKLKPLYDTIDCRKLTLFKSQLTSSGPIYSIVKKYDFK; from the coding sequence ATGCGACTTTTTTTGGCACTTGATTTTCCTTTAAATGTAAAGAGGAAAATAGAACAAAATATAAATATTTTACATCTTGAAATTTCAAAAGGTGTAAAATGGGTTGAGACAGAAAATCTTCATGTCACTTTTCGTTTTTTAGGTGATGCTGAGCCTAAAATTTTGGATGGTCTAAACACTGAAATTGAGGCTGTTACAAAAAACTATCATCATTTTTCAATCGCATTTGGTAATATAGAAGTAGTTCCAAACTTTTATCGCCCAAGAATTATCTGGTATAATATGCTTGATGAAACTGGTATTTCACAAAAAGTATTTCATGATGTTGAAATGAGATTAGTTAATTTTGGTTTCAAAAAAGAGATACGTTATTTTAAATTACACACAACTCTTGGTAGAGTAAAATATGTGAAGAAGTTAGATTGGAAAGTAATTCTAAAAAAACTAAAGCCCTTGTATGATACTATTGATTGCAGAAAATTAACCCTTTTTAAAAGTCAATTAACAAGTTCGGGACCGATTTATTCAATTGTAAAAAAATATGACTTCAAATAA
- a CDS encoding adenosine-specific kinase yields MNIKSIRLEFPEECNIILGQTHFIKSVEDIYELLVTSVPKIKFGLAFSEASQSCLIRKDGNDEELIKLAVKNIGRLGAGHSFIIILKDAFPINVLNNLKNCSEVVNIFCATANPVEVIIAKTEQGCGILGVVDGFSPKGVESDEDIKKREEFLRMIGYKR; encoded by the coding sequence ATGAACATAAAATCTATTAGATTAGAATTTCCAGAAGAGTGTAATATTATTCTTGGTCAGACTCATTTTATTAAATCTGTTGAAGACATTTATGAGTTACTGGTAACGAGTGTTCCTAAAATTAAGTTTGGATTAGCTTTCAGCGAGGCTTCTCAATCATGTTTGATTAGAAAAGATGGTAATGATGAGGAATTAATCAAATTAGCCGTTAAAAATATTGGGAGGCTTGGTGCAGGTCATTCATTTATAATTATTTTAAAGGATGCTTTTCCCATCAATGTGCTTAATAATCTTAAGAATTGTTCAGAGGTTGTGAATATTTTCTGTGCTACCGCAAATCCAGTTGAAGTTATTATTGCAAAAACCGAACAAGGATGTGGAATTCTTGGTGTAGTGGACGGCTTTTCGCCCAAAGGTGTGGAAAGTGATGAAGATATCAAAAAGAGAGAAGAATTTCTCCGAATGATTGGGTATAAAAGGTAA
- a CDS encoding MTH938/NDUFAF3 family protein produces the protein MTVNNYSFGKINISGKVYTHDVIIMSDSIKSNWWRSQSHLLTLEDIQEIIDNKPDILIIGTGKFGLMKVKREVLNYCKNHKIKLIIENTSEATKKFNSLSQSNNKIIAALHLTC, from the coding sequence ATGACAGTAAATAACTATAGTTTTGGTAAAATTAATATCAGTGGTAAAGTTTATACCCATGATGTAATTATTATGTCAGATTCAATAAAAAGCAACTGGTGGCGCAGTCAGTCCCATTTGCTTACTCTTGAGGACATACAAGAAATTATTGATAATAAACCAGACATCTTGATAATTGGGACAGGAAAATTTGGCTTGATGAAAGTAAAAAGAGAAGTTCTTAATTATTGCAAAAATCATAAAATAAAGTTAATAATAGAGAACACTTCGGAAGCTACTAAAAAATTTAATAGTTTATCTCAATCTAATAATAAAATAATCGCAGCATTGCACCTAACATGTTAA
- a CDS encoding ATP-binding protein, with the protein MKRKKVGLEKRIFVRFFVITFILAIVLLISEWFIIKYQIEQDYLVFLLVLLVATLIAIIILGKVFGRTIMQPIKRVSEKMQAIGENPLKYEPIPERYSGKLGDVVETFNAMNMSLSKYNRSLNEYKIITENLDSGIFWMNSDFNIILCNPSFMRIFELKNSEEIIGKNLNEFIKLNEKTIQDAKNDSITLPQLEINLPQRKNLPDKIKYVILNIRAVKDERKLKLVGSITNITKEVKERKARQALELELIKSNKLAEIGRRVEGIVHNINSPLNSILGYAQLIKKDIGDNKDIDKILESGKNISHSVKILLRKVKQDNISMMIPININELVKQELELCDHNLFFKHYVILETNFFKELPEIKAVYSEISQSFTNIINNAIESLKNSLEKLIFVRTYQTSDMIAIEVKDTGEGIKNEDLDKIFDPYYTTKGQKDGGGFGLGLAISKSVAERYGGYISVKSEVGKGSTFTLFLPINNK; encoded by the coding sequence ATGAAAAGAAAAAAGGTTGGCTTAGAAAAGAGAATATTTGTCCGCTTTTTTGTTATAACCTTTATACTTGCAATCGTTTTGCTCATTTCTGAGTGGTTTATTATAAAATATCAGATTGAACAAGATTATTTGGTTTTCTTGTTGGTATTGTTGGTTGCCACGCTAATTGCGATAATTATTTTAGGCAAAGTGTTCGGCAGAACCATAATGCAACCCATTAAAAGAGTAAGTGAAAAGATGCAAGCCATTGGTGAAAATCCTCTAAAATATGAGCCAATACCAGAAAGATACAGCGGTAAACTTGGTGATGTGGTGGAAACATTTAATGCAATGAATATGTCCCTGTCTAAATATAATCGTTCACTTAATGAATACAAAATAATAACTGAGAACCTTGATTCAGGAATTTTTTGGATGAACTCTGATTTTAATATTATTTTATGTAATCCGAGTTTTATGCGAATTTTTGAGCTTAAAAATTCTGAGGAAATCATTGGAAAGAATTTAAATGAATTTATTAAACTGAATGAAAAAACTATCCAGGATGCAAAGAACGATAGTATCACTTTGCCACAGTTAGAAATAAATCTTCCTCAGAGGAAAAATTTGCCTGACAAAATAAAGTATGTTATATTAAATATTAGAGCTGTCAAAGATGAACGAAAATTAAAATTAGTTGGAAGCATTACAAATATTACTAAAGAGGTAAAAGAGAGAAAAGCTAGACAAGCATTAGAATTAGAACTAATAAAAAGTAATAAATTGGCTGAAATCGGAAGACGAGTTGAGGGCATTGTTCATAATATAAACTCTCCTTTAAACTCTATATTAGGGTATGCACAACTAATTAAAAAGGATATTGGTGATAACAAAGATATTGATAAAATCCTGGAATCCGGAAAAAATATCTCACATTCTGTAAAAATACTCCTAAGAAAAGTAAAACAGGATAATATCTCAATGATGATTCCAATAAACATAAATGAACTTGTTAAACAAGAACTGGAACTTTGCGACCATAACTTATTTTTTAAACATTATGTCATTTTAGAAACAAATTTTTTTAAAGAGCTTCCAGAGATAAAAGCAGTATACAGTGAGATTAGCCAGAGTTTTACAAACATTATAAACAATGCAATTGAATCTCTAAAAAATAGTTTAGAAAAGCTCATCTTTGTCAGAACTTATCAAACTAGCGATATGATTGCAATTGAAGTAAAAGATACTGGTGAAGGAATAAAGAATGAGGATTTAGATAAAATATTTGACCCATATTATACTACAAAAGGGCAAAAGGATGGTGGGGGCTTTGGTTTAGGATTAGCAATAAGCAAAAGTGTGGCGGAAAGATATGGAGGTTATATCAGTGTGAAATCTGAAGTTGGCAAAGGTAGCACATTTACATTGTTTCTACCAATTAATAATAAATAA